Proteins encoded in a region of the Candidatus Obscuribacter sp. genome:
- a CDS encoding DNA-directed RNA polymerase subunit beta, whose product MSFYFQAPDLAEFPRRSYRRFLEETLGNLFAEISPITSDYAHRFELTFVGQDGKVHWKFEDYAPDSGYPTSPEMARKSNMTHAKRLLMEVWLRDTQTGELRKSTAYMGDLPVITDRGTFVINGSERVVLGQLVRAPGIYFSSIGPTSYKALMLAEMGAPVAFELELDPSMGKTSRAKCRIKLPKRSWVAATTVLTAMGVDTADLQKRIGNLLQRNRIDFKPISQTEALGTIGRAWKPDGGGGASGGATALKELTDKRRYSLGKLGRRRLNKKLGIEGESHQISASDMLAAVEYLLGLPLDMGTMDNIDSLENRHLRGVGETMTRNVRPALGQMTRSIRTRLELNEDEEIGSPNELLDTRPFANAISKYFTGNPLVQYLDQQNPLSELSHRRRITSFGPGGIDPAAAPVEMRDIHPSQIGRVCLVESPEGKNCGMVSYMATYCRIDDDGFMTVPYRRVENGIVTDEVKFLGPSEDKQHTLAPPDTKLDGDKIIGPLVAARRGESFMEVAPEDVDMIGIAPQGFISVGSGLIPFLEHDDANRALMGGGMMRQTLPLIRPERPRVGTGMERIVARSSGHSVIARRAGRVTRVTANEIIVTQASGESRGYNLIRYDRTNQNTILDQRPSVVVGQQVEAGQIIADGPAIDAGELSLGRNLLIAFMPWNGYNFEDAIVVREGLIKDHKLSHIEIEKHSVGVHQTLRGPEILTPELPNVGGGGLDHLDDRGIAKIGSYVNPGDILVAKLSPKEAKALSAEEELLQAIFGKVAEEMGDTSLRVPHGSGGRVIDVRIFTPETTPELKAGIICEIEVLIARLCPLEVGDKLAGRHGNKGIVSIVVKDCDMPYLPDGTPVDLVLNALGVPSRMNVGQVFDTQLGLYAQILNRYYRIHQFDESIAPDASFRLVTDALKEVRKLPGYHWMGEDGKVLLTDGRTGEPFDRPVLVGRQYMLKLNQLVLHKINARSGLGGPYAAVTQQPVGGKANHGGQRMGEMEVWAIQAYGAATVLHEMMTIKSDDIQGRHQSYADMVQGNQIEPGGRTAAFDGLCCEIRGLGMEVTLGKVVDSFEAIPLKETGAAKKGLSGQGGNTTKTLEEQYQVSKVHKLESEDGTKILEIAAGEYVPVTKPAAPPVITSLTSGKHGGKPRIEMSEEPLFDDIDESPLLSSEGQSPDKTPSFVDDFISQIGLGDDDEEENQPLPEQALALSELLTEEIGMAFSPVGMQFPSLSELALLASDLVKKSEQEKPASPPIPANDLSGYFKRRPGTEGDSG is encoded by the coding sequence ATGAGTTTTTACTTTCAAGCTCCAGACTTAGCCGAATTTCCACGCCGCTCTTACCGCCGCTTTTTGGAAGAAACCCTCGGCAATCTATTTGCCGAAATCTCTCCCATAACCAGTGACTATGCCCATCGCTTTGAGCTTACTTTTGTCGGACAAGACGGCAAAGTACACTGGAAGTTTGAAGATTACGCACCGGATTCGGGTTATCCAACATCGCCTGAAATGGCCCGTAAATCAAACATGACTCATGCCAAAAGACTACTCATGGAAGTCTGGTTGAGAGACACTCAAACTGGCGAATTGCGCAAATCCACCGCCTATATGGGCGATCTGCCAGTAATTACCGACCGCGGTACTTTTGTCATTAACGGCTCAGAACGCGTTGTATTGGGACAGCTGGTGCGGGCACCAGGCATATATTTTAGCTCTATTGGACCAACCAGCTATAAAGCTTTGATGCTAGCCGAAATGGGAGCACCAGTAGCTTTTGAGCTTGAACTCGATCCCAGCATGGGCAAAACCAGCCGGGCTAAATGTCGTATCAAACTACCTAAACGCTCCTGGGTCGCTGCCACCACAGTGCTTACTGCCATGGGCGTTGACACCGCCGACTTGCAAAAACGCATCGGCAATCTTTTGCAGCGCAATCGCATTGATTTTAAACCTATCTCGCAGACAGAAGCGCTCGGCACTATTGGCCGTGCCTGGAAACCTGATGGCGGTGGTGGTGCTAGCGGTGGTGCTACGGCCCTCAAAGAATTGACAGATAAACGGCGTTACTCGCTGGGCAAATTGGGACGACGTCGTCTCAACAAAAAACTAGGCATCGAAGGCGAAAGCCACCAGATATCAGCCTCTGACATGCTGGCAGCAGTGGAATATCTCCTTGGACTGCCTCTCGATATGGGCACCATGGATAATATCGACTCTCTCGAAAACCGACATCTGCGCGGTGTGGGTGAGACGATGACGCGCAATGTCAGACCGGCGCTAGGTCAGATGACACGCTCTATCCGCACTCGTCTGGAATTAAACGAAGACGAAGAAATCGGCTCGCCAAACGAGTTACTTGATACCAGACCTTTTGCCAATGCCATCAGTAAATATTTTACCGGCAACCCGCTAGTACAATATCTCGACCAACAAAACCCTCTATCTGAGCTATCTCACAGACGGCGTATTACTTCGTTTGGTCCTGGTGGTATCGACCCTGCTGCTGCGCCTGTAGAGATGCGCGACATCCACCCCTCGCAAATTGGACGTGTCTGTCTGGTCGAATCTCCTGAAGGTAAAAACTGCGGCATGGTGTCATACATGGCTACGTACTGCCGCATCGACGATGATGGCTTTATGACAGTGCCTTACCGCCGCGTCGAAAACGGCATAGTTACTGACGAAGTAAAGTTTTTGGGACCAAGCGAAGACAAGCAACACACACTAGCACCACCAGATACCAAACTAGATGGCGACAAAATAATTGGACCGCTCGTTGCTGCTCGTCGTGGTGAGAGCTTTATGGAAGTGGCGCCAGAAGACGTAGATATGATCGGTATTGCCCCTCAGGGCTTTATCTCGGTAGGTAGCGGACTGATTCCATTTTTGGAACACGACGACGCCAACCGTGCTCTCATGGGCGGTGGCATGATGCGTCAGACTCTGCCTTTGATACGCCCCGAGAGGCCGCGTGTCGGTACCGGCATGGAGCGTATCGTCGCTCGCTCCAGCGGTCACAGTGTGATTGCCAGAAGAGCCGGACGCGTCACTCGTGTAACTGCCAACGAAATAATCGTAACCCAGGCATCAGGCGAATCTCGCGGCTATAACTTAATACGTTATGACCGTACCAACCAGAATACTATTTTGGACCAGCGCCCCTCTGTAGTGGTCGGTCAGCAGGTCGAAGCAGGACAGATAATTGCTGATGGACCGGCTATTGATGCTGGTGAGTTATCGCTTGGTCGCAATTTGCTTATCGCCTTTATGCCCTGGAATGGCTACAACTTTGAAGACGCTATCGTTGTACGCGAAGGTCTAATTAAAGACCACAAACTGAGCCATATCGAAATCGAAAAACATTCAGTAGGTGTGCACCAGACTCTGCGTGGTCCAGAAATTTTGACACCAGAACTGCCTAACGTTGGCGGTGGCGGTCTCGATCATCTCGATGATAGAGGTATCGCCAAAATAGGTAGTTATGTCAATCCAGGCGACATTCTGGTGGCAAAGCTGTCACCCAAAGAAGCTAAAGCGTTATCTGCCGAAGAAGAACTATTGCAAGCAATCTTTGGCAAAGTAGCAGAAGAAATGGGTGATACCAGTCTGCGCGTACCGCACGGCTCTGGCGGTCGTGTCATCGATGTACGCATCTTTACACCCGAGACTACACCTGAGTTAAAAGCAGGCATCATCTGCGAAATCGAAGTCTTGATAGCTAGACTATGTCCGCTGGAAGTGGGCGACAAACTGGCTGGCCGTCACGGCAACAAAGGTATTGTCTCGATTGTGGTCAAAGACTGCGACATGCCCTACCTGCCGGATGGCACTCCTGTAGATCTAGTGCTCAATGCTCTGGGCGTACCCAGCCGTATGAATGTCGGCCAGGTATTCGATACCCAGCTAGGGCTCTATGCTCAAATTCTCAACCGCTATTACCGCATCCACCAGTTTGACGAATCAATTGCTCCTGATGCGAGCTTCCGCCTGGTTACAGACGCTCTCAAAGAAGTACGCAAATTACCAGGCTATCACTGGATGGGCGAAGACGGCAAGGTATTGCTCACCGACGGCCGCACCGGTGAGCCTTTTGATAGACCAGTACTGGTGGGCAGACAGTACATGCTCAAACTCAACCAGCTAGTTTTGCACAAAATCAACGCCCGCTCTGGATTGGGCGGACCTTATGCCGCTGTCACCCAGCAACCCGTGGGCGGTAAAGCCAACCATGGCGGTCAACGTATGGGTGAAATGGAAGTCTGGGCCATCCAGGCTTATGGTGCAGCCACAGTGCTGCACGAAATGATGACCATTAAATCAGACGACATCCAGGGCAGACACCAGTCTTATGCCGATATGGTGCAGGGCAACCAGATTGAGCCTGGTGGCCGCACCGCCGCCTTTGATGGACTTTGTTGTGAAATCCGTGGACTTGGTATGGAAGTTACCCTGGGCAAAGTTGTGGATAGCTTCGAAGCCATTCCACTTAAAGAAACTGGAGCTGCTAAAAAGGGTTTGAGTGGACAAGGTGGGAACACTACGAAGACTCTGGAAGAGCAATATCAGGTCTCAAAAGTGCATAAATTGGAGTCGGAAGACGGCACCAAAATCCTCGAAATCGCCGCAGGGGAATACGTTCCAGTCACCAAGCCGGCAGCGCCTCCGGTAATCACTTCTTTGACAAGTGGTAAACACGGTGGGAAACCACGTATTGAAATGTCGGAGGAACCATTGTTTGATGACATAGACGAGAGCCCCTTGCTATCGTCTGAGGGCCAGTCTCCCGACAAAACCCCTTCTTTCGTAGACGACTTCATCAGTCAGATTGGTCTGGGTGATGATGACGAAGAAGAAAACCAACCACTCCCAGAACAAGCCCTTGCCTTAAGCGAGCTATTAACTGAAGAGATTGGAATGGCATTTTCTCCTGTAGGCATGCAATTCCCTTCACTATCTGAATTAGCACTCCTGGCCAGTGATCTTGTTAAAAAGAGTGAGCAAGAAAAACCAGCAAGTCCTCCAATACCGGCTAATGACTTGAGTGGTTACTTTAAAAGAAGACCAGGCACAGAGGGAGACTCTGGATAA